One Gordonia sp. SID5947 genomic region harbors:
- a CDS encoding DNA methyltransferase: protein MASFDSIVIGEDWISEHYFTTDSAKESFHGKVLELRKLWDAEKKEGRATVREHLLAATGALQTALAGLAENPDAAPEAHALARTTFGYPAALSTFTAERAGSELEIPDAKLDGTASVLFLQAVPVTSIEDLLDLETGLLISPAVEDGKPIESASKAVSAAFRSDAPPSFVVVQAGQWLLLAEAERWAEGRYLAVDLLVVAERRHEAKGGEIDRVAAMFGRQALLPDAEGNIWWAGVLEDSVKHTVGVSKDLREGIRLSIEIIANDVVRRRAAKGLTLDGIDGQDLAKHSLRFLYRILFLLYAEASPEMRVLPTGAAEYEEGYGLDRLRELTLTELVSEQARTGTHLYESLATLFRLVDRGHSPAVLENVADDPAPGLEFQPLRADLFKPEATALIDEVGLGNEATQRVLEQLLLSKESKGRKGAERGFISYAELGINQLGAVYEGLMSYTGFFAEEDLYEVAKNGDPEKGSWVVPVDRSDHLDEKDFVRAVDEATGEEKPVLHRKGTFVFRLAGRERQQSASYYTPEVLTKFVVSQALEELLDQNDERTTPEQILALTICEPALGSGAFAIEAVRQLAAEYLKRKQEDLGKLIEPDKYPVELQKVKAHIALHQVYGVDLNATAVELAEISLWLDTMVAGLQAPWFGLHLRRGNSLIGARRSVYAPSLLTKKQWLRTPAKDAPLGEEIGAGIHHFLLPSDGWGAVIDTAEAKTYAPEKREELRLWRNEIRKSPSKAIVKRLQSLAQRVETLWEFTLRRLTIAESEIRRDIQLWGSDLVEHTPAVTREEIENVLSDPNGAYQRLRRVMDAWCAIWSWPLTSQFDPPDWDQWVGGLEALLGVAVKETAAERRGQLSIGRDTSWQELGFAEENDLLLSRAMAVGHVYHQFPWLDVAQQIGDRQGFFHWELDFAPVFAAGGFNLQVGNPPWVRPDWDEAGVLAEFDPWWQLADKAAEAAKRAKRETTLNDAAARDTFLTERAAQAGTKESLGSGVDRPVLTGLQPDLYRCFMERTWRSAAPRGISALIHPESHFTELRAKNLRRDSYHRLRRHWQFKNNTYIFREISDKRDFGVHIYGHASPNVSFIQGAWLYHPSVAERSLVHDGSGPEPGVRDDNDQWDMRPHEQRVVNVDVGVLTGWAELIDEPGTPADEARMLYPVNRASAEVLEKISAAPRLGDVSFEWTRGWEEDRDRTLGFFEARTTTPDRWEDAILQGPHFTVATPLYQQPKPNPKSRQDTEQLDLCALDADFIPRTNYQVAKQYDGYAAAYPKWHDEPSSSFFRLAWRRMADSATVRSVHPAILPPGPCHVNAVLTAAPNTHTDLAVIAGSLASIPVDFFVKAAGISDLYVSNINRLPCIRNHYLEQQLILRTLRLNCLVRPYAALWNELYDSTWQHDSWVPGVGIDYAGRVMLGDVDTKWGSATPLRRAADRRQALVEIDAIVAIMLGITADELLTIYRTQFPVLQKYERDALYDAAGRQPPGKLASEYRKNGSLKPADLTVDGVTYQEPFTGVDRERDMSLAHKHFGALIDSAGESS, encoded by the coding sequence GTGGCGTCTTTCGATTCCATCGTCATCGGCGAGGACTGGATCAGCGAGCACTACTTCACCACCGACTCGGCGAAGGAGTCGTTCCACGGCAAGGTGCTAGAGCTGCGCAAGCTGTGGGATGCGGAGAAGAAGGAAGGCCGGGCGACGGTCCGCGAGCACCTGCTCGCCGCCACCGGCGCCCTGCAGACCGCGCTCGCCGGACTCGCGGAGAACCCGGATGCCGCACCGGAGGCGCACGCCCTGGCCCGGACCACGTTCGGTTACCCGGCCGCGCTGTCGACGTTCACCGCCGAACGCGCCGGCTCCGAGCTGGAGATACCGGACGCGAAGCTCGACGGCACCGCTAGTGTGCTGTTCCTGCAGGCGGTTCCTGTGACGTCGATCGAGGACCTGCTCGACCTGGAGACGGGTCTGCTGATCTCGCCGGCCGTCGAGGACGGCAAGCCGATCGAGTCGGCGTCGAAGGCGGTGTCGGCGGCGTTCCGCTCGGATGCGCCGCCGTCGTTCGTGGTGGTCCAGGCCGGGCAGTGGCTGCTGCTCGCCGAGGCCGAACGGTGGGCGGAGGGACGCTACCTGGCGGTGGACCTGCTCGTGGTCGCCGAGCGCCGACACGAGGCGAAGGGCGGCGAGATCGACCGCGTCGCCGCGATGTTCGGACGCCAGGCGCTGCTGCCGGACGCGGAGGGCAACATCTGGTGGGCGGGGGTGCTGGAGGATTCGGTCAAGCACACCGTCGGGGTGTCGAAGGATCTGCGTGAGGGCATCCGGCTGTCCATCGAGATCATCGCCAACGACGTGGTCCGCCGCCGCGCCGCAAAAGGCCTGACGTTGGACGGGATCGACGGGCAGGATCTGGCCAAGCATTCGCTGCGGTTCCTGTACCGGATCCTGTTCCTGCTGTACGCGGAGGCGTCCCCGGAGATGCGGGTGCTGCCGACCGGCGCCGCGGAGTACGAGGAGGGCTACGGCCTGGACCGACTGCGGGAGCTGACGCTCACCGAGCTGGTGTCGGAGCAGGCCCGCACTGGCACTCATCTATACGAGTCGCTGGCGACGCTGTTCCGGCTCGTCGACCGGGGCCACTCGCCGGCAGTGCTGGAGAATGTCGCGGACGATCCGGCACCGGGCCTGGAATTCCAGCCGCTGCGCGCCGACCTCTTCAAGCCCGAGGCGACGGCTTTGATCGACGAGGTGGGCCTGGGTAACGAGGCCACGCAGCGGGTGCTCGAACAGCTACTGCTGTCAAAGGAATCGAAGGGACGTAAGGGCGCCGAGCGCGGCTTCATCTCCTACGCGGAGCTAGGAATCAACCAGCTGGGCGCGGTCTACGAAGGCTTGATGAGCTACACCGGGTTCTTCGCCGAGGAAGATTTGTACGAGGTCGCAAAGAACGGTGATCCGGAGAAGGGTTCGTGGGTGGTCCCGGTGGACCGCTCTGATCATCTCGACGAGAAGGATTTTGTTCGCGCGGTCGACGAGGCGACCGGCGAGGAGAAGCCGGTGCTGCACCGCAAGGGCACGTTCGTGTTCCGCCTCGCCGGCCGCGAACGTCAGCAGTCGGCGTCGTACTACACCCCGGAAGTGCTGACGAAGTTCGTTGTTTCCCAAGCCCTCGAAGAGCTGCTCGACCAGAACGACGAACGCACGACACCTGAGCAGATCCTCGCCCTGACCATCTGCGAGCCCGCCCTCGGGTCCGGCGCGTTCGCCATCGAGGCGGTCCGCCAGCTTGCCGCCGAGTACCTCAAGCGCAAGCAGGAAGACCTGGGCAAGCTGATCGAACCCGACAAATATCCTGTCGAGTTGCAGAAGGTGAAGGCACACATCGCGCTCCACCAGGTCTACGGCGTGGACCTCAACGCCACCGCCGTCGAGTTGGCGGAAATCTCACTGTGGCTGGATACCATGGTCGCCGGCCTGCAGGCCCCGTGGTTTGGCCTGCACCTGCGTCGCGGCAACTCGCTCATTGGTGCGCGGCGTTCGGTCTACGCGCCGAGCCTGCTCACGAAGAAGCAGTGGCTCAGAACGCCGGCCAAGGACGCGCCGCTGGGCGAGGAGATCGGTGCCGGCATCCACCACTTCCTCCTGCCGTCGGATGGTTGGGGCGCTGTGATCGACACCGCCGAAGCCAAGACGTACGCGCCGGAGAAGCGCGAGGAACTGCGCCTGTGGCGCAACGAGATTCGTAAGTCGCCGAGCAAGGCGATCGTCAAGCGCCTGCAGTCGTTGGCGCAACGGGTGGAGACGCTGTGGGAGTTCACACTACGTCGGCTGACGATCGCGGAGTCCGAGATCCGCCGCGACATTCAGCTGTGGGGTTCGGACCTGGTCGAGCACACCCCCGCGGTGACTCGTGAGGAAATCGAGAACGTCCTGAGCGACCCGAATGGCGCATATCAGCGCCTCCGGCGGGTGATGGACGCGTGGTGCGCGATCTGGTCGTGGCCGCTTACGTCGCAGTTCGATCCGCCAGACTGGGATCAGTGGGTCGGCGGTCTTGAGGCACTACTCGGCGTCGCCGTCAAGGAAACCGCCGCCGAGCGTCGCGGTCAGCTGAGCATTGGGCGCGACACCAGTTGGCAGGAACTCGGGTTCGCCGAGGAGAACGACCTGCTGCTGTCGCGCGCGATGGCGGTCGGTCATGTCTACCACCAGTTCCCGTGGCTCGATGTCGCGCAACAGATCGGCGACCGCCAGGGCTTTTTCCACTGGGAGCTCGACTTCGCACCAGTATTCGCGGCTGGTGGCTTCAACCTACAGGTCGGAAATCCGCCGTGGGTGCGGCCGGACTGGGATGAAGCCGGGGTTCTCGCCGAGTTTGACCCGTGGTGGCAGCTCGCGGACAAAGCTGCTGAGGCAGCTAAGCGCGCCAAACGCGAAACCACGCTGAACGATGCGGCAGCACGGGATACCTTCCTCACCGAACGGGCAGCCCAGGCTGGCACGAAGGAAAGCCTCGGGTCAGGTGTTGATCGTCCAGTCCTCACGGGGTTGCAGCCAGACCTGTATCGCTGCTTCATGGAGCGCACTTGGAGATCTGCAGCACCACGCGGAATTTCGGCACTGATCCACCCTGAGAGTCACTTCACCGAACTTCGAGCGAAGAACCTACGTCGAGATAGCTATCATAGGCTCAGGCGCCACTGGCAGTTCAAGAACAACACCTACATCTTCCGCGAGATCAGCGACAAACGAGACTTCGGTGTTCACATCTACGGGCACGCGTCTCCGAATGTGAGCTTCATCCAGGGCGCATGGTTGTACCACCCGTCAGTCGCCGAAAGGTCCCTCGTGCATGACGGTTCCGGACCGGAGCCCGGTGTTCGAGATGACAACGATCAGTGGGACATGCGCCCGCACGAGCAGCGCGTTGTTAACGTCGATGTGGGAGTCCTGACTGGCTGGGCTGAGTTGATTGATGAACCAGGAACTCCTGCCGACGAAGCGCGCATGCTCTATCCGGTCAACCGCGCCAGCGCCGAGGTCCTAGAAAAGATCTCGGCTGCGCCGCGGCTCGGCGATGTCAGCTTTGAGTGGACACGAGGGTGGGAAGAGGACCGCGACCGCACGCTCGGATTCTTTGAAGCTCGGACCACGACCCCCGACCGGTGGGAGGACGCGATCCTGCAAGGGCCGCACTTTACAGTCGCCACGCCGCTCTATCAGCAACCAAAGCCGAATCCGAAGAGCCGACAGGATACTGAGCAACTCGACCTCTGTGCACTCGACGCTGACTTCATCCCCCGCACCAACTACCAGGTAGCGAAGCAGTACGACGGTTACGCCGCCGCCTACCCGAAGTGGCACGACGAACCCAGTTCATCGTTCTTCCGCCTCGCCTGGCGGCGTATGGCCGATTCAGCAACCGTTCGTAGCGTCCATCCCGCAATCTTGCCGCCGGGACCATGTCACGTAAATGCGGTCCTAACGGCGGCACCAAACACACACACCGATCTTGCCGTAATCGCTGGATCGCTTGCTTCGATTCCGGTCGATTTCTTCGTCAAAGCAGCGGGTATTTCTGATCTCTATGTGAGCAATATCAATCGTCTGCCGTGCATCCGAAACCACTATTTGGAACAGCAACTCATCCTGCGAACCCTCCGCCTAAACTGCCTTGTCCGCCCTTACGCTGCGCTTTGGAACGAGCTATACGACTCTACATGGCAACATGATTCGTGGGTTCCGGGCGTGGGCATCGACTACGCAGGCCGCGTGATGCTTGGAGACGTAGACACCAAGTGGGGGTCGGCCACCCCCCTCCGTCGCGCCGCCGACCGCCGCCAGGCCCTCGTCGAGATCGACGCGATCGTCGCAATCATGCTCGGCATCACGGCGGATGAGCTGCTGACGATCTACCGCACCCAGTTCCCGGTGTTGCAAAAGTACGAGCGCGACGCCTTGTATGACGCCGCCGGCCGCCAGCCACCCGGCAAGCTCGCATCCGAGTACCGCAAGAATGGCTCCCTCAAGCCGGCTGACCTCACCGTCGACGGCGTCACCTACCAGGAGCCATTCACCGGAGTCGATCGCGAACGCGATATGAGTCTCGCCCACAAGCATTTCGGCGCCCTGATCGATTCGGCCGGGGAATCGAGCTGA